In the Bos taurus isolate L1 Dominette 01449 registration number 42190680 breed Hereford chromosome 21, ARS-UCD2.0, whole genome shotgun sequence genome, one interval contains:
- the MBIP gene encoding MAP3K12-binding inhibitory protein 1 isoform X3: MAAAAELSRPTIGDRGLERSCSPSLSREIVCEVFRSLHNLAGQLNLRDDVVKITIDWNKLQSLSALQPAFLFSALEQHVLYLQPFLAKLQPLIKEENTTVAEEIGKTETGNKNEVNANFPIGDLEEEEKHKDSDLGDVKKTQVHFDPEVVQIKAGKAEIDRRISAFIERKQAEINENNVREFCNVIDCNQVSRVVNTYGPQTRSEGIPGSGHNPNSMLRDCGNQAVEERLQNIEAHLRLQTGGPVPRDIYQRIKKLEDKILELEGISPEYFQSVNFSGKRRKVQPPQQNYSLAELDEKISALKQALLRKSRETESMATRHLP, from the exons ATGGCTGCTGCCGCTGAGCTTAGTCGCCCGACCATCGGTGACAGGGGCCTGGAGCGGAGCTGCAGCCCCAGCCTCTCCCGAGAGATAGTCTGCGAAGTCTTTCGCTCCTTGCATAACCTGGCTGGACAA CTTAACCTCAGAGACGATGTGGTGAAAATTACAATCGATTGGAACAAGCTCCAGAGCCTCTCGGCACTCCAGCCCGCTTTTCTCTTTAGTGCACTTGAGCAACACGTTTTATATTTACAG CCTTTTTTAGCAAAACTTCAGCCTCTGATTAAAGAGGAGAATACAACTGTTgctgaagaaataggaaaaacagaaacagggaACAAGAATGAAGTAAATGCCAACTTTCCCATTGGAGAcctggaagaggaagaaaagcacaAAGACAGTGATTTAGGAGATGTGAAAAAGACACAGGTCCATTTTGATCCAGAAGTAGTTCAGATAAAGGCCGGAAAAGCAGAA ATTGACAGACGAATATCTGCATTTATTGAAAGAAAGCAAGCTGAAATCAATGAAAACAACGTCAGGGAATTTTGCAATGTTATTGACTGTAATCAAG TTTCTAGAGTTGTGAATACATATGGACCACAGACTAGATCTGAAGGAATTCCGGGGTCGGGCCATAACCCTAACAGCATGCTCCGAGATTGTGGTAATCAGGCTGTAGAAGAACGACTGCAGAATATTGAGGCTCACTTGCGATTGCAAACAG gCGGTCCAGTGCCAAGAGACATTTATCAGAGAATTAAAAAACTTGAGGACAAAATCCTTGAATTAGAAGGCATCTCTCCTGAATATTTTCAATCTGTA aacttttctggaaaaagaagaaaagttcaaCCACCTCAA CAGAACTATTCACTGGCTGAACTTGATGAGAAAATTAGTGCCCTCAAACAAGCTCTGCTCAGAAAATCAAGAGAAACAGAATCCATGGCAACACGTCACCTTCCATGA
- the MBIP gene encoding MAP3K12-binding inhibitory protein 1 isoform X1, with protein MAAAAELSRPTIGDRGLERSCSPSLSREIVCEVFRSLHNLAGQLNLRDDVVKITIDWNKLQSLSALQPAFLFSALEQHVLYLQPFLAKLQPLIKEENTTVAEEIGKTETGNKNEVNANFPIGDLEEEEKHKDSDLGDVKKTQVHFDPEVVQIKAGKAEIDRRISAFIERKQAEINENNVREFCNVIDCNQENSCARTDAIFTPYPGFKSHVKVSRVVNTYGPQTRSEGIPGSGHNPNSMLRDCGNQAVEERLQNIEAHLRLQTGGPVPRDIYQRIKKLEDKILELEGISPEYFQSVNFSGKRRKVQPPQNYSLAELDEKISALKQALLRKSRETESMATRHLP; from the exons ATGGCTGCTGCCGCTGAGCTTAGTCGCCCGACCATCGGTGACAGGGGCCTGGAGCGGAGCTGCAGCCCCAGCCTCTCCCGAGAGATAGTCTGCGAAGTCTTTCGCTCCTTGCATAACCTGGCTGGACAA CTTAACCTCAGAGACGATGTGGTGAAAATTACAATCGATTGGAACAAGCTCCAGAGCCTCTCGGCACTCCAGCCCGCTTTTCTCTTTAGTGCACTTGAGCAACACGTTTTATATTTACAG CCTTTTTTAGCAAAACTTCAGCCTCTGATTAAAGAGGAGAATACAACTGTTgctgaagaaataggaaaaacagaaacagggaACAAGAATGAAGTAAATGCCAACTTTCCCATTGGAGAcctggaagaggaagaaaagcacaAAGACAGTGATTTAGGAGATGTGAAAAAGACACAGGTCCATTTTGATCCAGAAGTAGTTCAGATAAAGGCCGGAAAAGCAGAA ATTGACAGACGAATATCTGCATTTATTGAAAGAAAGCAAGCTGAAATCAATGAAAACAACGTCAGGGAATTTTGCAATGTTATTGACTGTAATCAAG AAAATAGTTGTGCAAGAACTGATGCGATTTTTACTCCTTACCCTGGGTTTAAAAGTCATGTAAAAG TTTCTAGAGTTGTGAATACATATGGACCACAGACTAGATCTGAAGGAATTCCGGGGTCGGGCCATAACCCTAACAGCATGCTCCGAGATTGTGGTAATCAGGCTGTAGAAGAACGACTGCAGAATATTGAGGCTCACTTGCGATTGCAAACAG gCGGTCCAGTGCCAAGAGACATTTATCAGAGAATTAAAAAACTTGAGGACAAAATCCTTGAATTAGAAGGCATCTCTCCTGAATATTTTCAATCTGTA aacttttctggaaaaagaagaaaagttcaaCCACCTCAA AACTATTCACTGGCTGAACTTGATGAGAAAATTAGTGCCCTCAAACAAGCTCTGCTCAGAAAATCAAGAGAAACAGAATCCATGGCAACACGTCACCTTCCATGA
- the MBIP gene encoding MAP3K12-binding inhibitory protein 1: MAAAAELSRPTIGDRGLERSCSPSLSREIVCEVFRSLHNLAGQLNLRDDVVKITIDWNKLQSLSALQPAFLFSALEQHVLYLQPFLAKLQPLIKEENTTVAEEIGKTETGNKNEVNANFPIGDLEEEEKHKDSDLGDVKKTQVHFDPEVVQIKAGKAEIDRRISAFIERKQAEINENNVREFCNVIDCNQENSCARTDAIFTPYPGFKSHVKVSRVVNTYGPQTRSEGIPGSGHNPNSMLRDCGNQAVEERLQNIEAHLRLQTGGPVPRDIYQRIKKLEDKILELEGISPEYFQSVNFSGKRRKVQPPQQNYSLAELDEKISALKQALLRKSRETESMATRHLP, translated from the exons ATGGCTGCTGCCGCTGAGCTTAGTCGCCCGACCATCGGTGACAGGGGCCTGGAGCGGAGCTGCAGCCCCAGCCTCTCCCGAGAGATAGTCTGCGAAGTCTTTCGCTCCTTGCATAACCTGGCTGGACAA CTTAACCTCAGAGACGATGTGGTGAAAATTACAATCGATTGGAACAAGCTCCAGAGCCTCTCGGCACTCCAGCCCGCTTTTCTCTTTAGTGCACTTGAGCAACACGTTTTATATTTACAG CCTTTTTTAGCAAAACTTCAGCCTCTGATTAAAGAGGAGAATACAACTGTTgctgaagaaataggaaaaacagaaacagggaACAAGAATGAAGTAAATGCCAACTTTCCCATTGGAGAcctggaagaggaagaaaagcacaAAGACAGTGATTTAGGAGATGTGAAAAAGACACAGGTCCATTTTGATCCAGAAGTAGTTCAGATAAAGGCCGGAAAAGCAGAA ATTGACAGACGAATATCTGCATTTATTGAAAGAAAGCAAGCTGAAATCAATGAAAACAACGTCAGGGAATTTTGCAATGTTATTGACTGTAATCAAG AAAATAGTTGTGCAAGAACTGATGCGATTTTTACTCCTTACCCTGGGTTTAAAAGTCATGTAAAAG TTTCTAGAGTTGTGAATACATATGGACCACAGACTAGATCTGAAGGAATTCCGGGGTCGGGCCATAACCCTAACAGCATGCTCCGAGATTGTGGTAATCAGGCTGTAGAAGAACGACTGCAGAATATTGAGGCTCACTTGCGATTGCAAACAG gCGGTCCAGTGCCAAGAGACATTTATCAGAGAATTAAAAAACTTGAGGACAAAATCCTTGAATTAGAAGGCATCTCTCCTGAATATTTTCAATCTGTA aacttttctggaaaaagaagaaaagttcaaCCACCTCAA CAGAACTATTCACTGGCTGAACTTGATGAGAAAATTAGTGCCCTCAAACAAGCTCTGCTCAGAAAATCAAGAGAAACAGAATCCATGGCAACACGTCACCTTCCATGA
- the MBIP gene encoding MAP3K12-binding inhibitory protein 1 isoform X4, with product MAAAAELSRPTIGDRGLERSCSPSLSREIVCEVFRSLHNLAGQLNLRDDVVKITIDWNKLQSLSALQPAFLFSALEQHVLYLQPFLAKLQPLIKEENTTVAEEIGKTETGNKNEVNANFPIGDLEEEEKHKDSDLGDVKKTQVHFDPEVVQIKAGKAEIDRRISAFIERKQAEINENNVREFCNVIDCNQENSCARTDAIFTPYPGFKSHVKVSRVVNTYGPQTRSEGIPGSGHNPNSMLRDCGNQAVEERLQNIEAHLRLQTELFWKKKKSSTTSTELFTG from the exons ATGGCTGCTGCCGCTGAGCTTAGTCGCCCGACCATCGGTGACAGGGGCCTGGAGCGGAGCTGCAGCCCCAGCCTCTCCCGAGAGATAGTCTGCGAAGTCTTTCGCTCCTTGCATAACCTGGCTGGACAA CTTAACCTCAGAGACGATGTGGTGAAAATTACAATCGATTGGAACAAGCTCCAGAGCCTCTCGGCACTCCAGCCCGCTTTTCTCTTTAGTGCACTTGAGCAACACGTTTTATATTTACAG CCTTTTTTAGCAAAACTTCAGCCTCTGATTAAAGAGGAGAATACAACTGTTgctgaagaaataggaaaaacagaaacagggaACAAGAATGAAGTAAATGCCAACTTTCCCATTGGAGAcctggaagaggaagaaaagcacaAAGACAGTGATTTAGGAGATGTGAAAAAGACACAGGTCCATTTTGATCCAGAAGTAGTTCAGATAAAGGCCGGAAAAGCAGAA ATTGACAGACGAATATCTGCATTTATTGAAAGAAAGCAAGCTGAAATCAATGAAAACAACGTCAGGGAATTTTGCAATGTTATTGACTGTAATCAAG AAAATAGTTGTGCAAGAACTGATGCGATTTTTACTCCTTACCCTGGGTTTAAAAGTCATGTAAAAG TTTCTAGAGTTGTGAATACATATGGACCACAGACTAGATCTGAAGGAATTCCGGGGTCGGGCCATAACCCTAACAGCATGCTCCGAGATTGTGGTAATCAGGCTGTAGAAGAACGACTGCAGAATATTGAGGCTCACTTGCGATTGCAAACAG aacttttctggaaaaagaagaaaagttcaaCCACCTCAA CAGAACTATTCACTGGCTGA
- the MBIP gene encoding MAP3K12-binding inhibitory protein 1 isoform X2, with protein MAAAAELSRPTIGDRGLERSCSPSLSREIVCEVFRSLHNLAGQLNLRDDVVKITIDWNKLQSLSALQPAFLFSALEQHVLYLQPFLAKLQPLIKEENTTVAEEIGKTETGNKNEVNANFPIGDLEEEEKHKDSDLGDVKKTQVHFDPEVVQIKAGKAEIDRRISAFIERKQAEINENNVREFCNVIDCNQENSCARTDAIFTPYPGFKSHVKVSRVVNTYGPQTRSEGIPGSGHNPNSMLRDCGNQAVEERLQNIEAHLRLQTGGPVPRDIYQRIKKLEDKILELEGISPEYFQSVNFSGKRRKVQPPQVISWDLGLEEKGNIN; from the exons ATGGCTGCTGCCGCTGAGCTTAGTCGCCCGACCATCGGTGACAGGGGCCTGGAGCGGAGCTGCAGCCCCAGCCTCTCCCGAGAGATAGTCTGCGAAGTCTTTCGCTCCTTGCATAACCTGGCTGGACAA CTTAACCTCAGAGACGATGTGGTGAAAATTACAATCGATTGGAACAAGCTCCAGAGCCTCTCGGCACTCCAGCCCGCTTTTCTCTTTAGTGCACTTGAGCAACACGTTTTATATTTACAG CCTTTTTTAGCAAAACTTCAGCCTCTGATTAAAGAGGAGAATACAACTGTTgctgaagaaataggaaaaacagaaacagggaACAAGAATGAAGTAAATGCCAACTTTCCCATTGGAGAcctggaagaggaagaaaagcacaAAGACAGTGATTTAGGAGATGTGAAAAAGACACAGGTCCATTTTGATCCAGAAGTAGTTCAGATAAAGGCCGGAAAAGCAGAA ATTGACAGACGAATATCTGCATTTATTGAAAGAAAGCAAGCTGAAATCAATGAAAACAACGTCAGGGAATTTTGCAATGTTATTGACTGTAATCAAG AAAATAGTTGTGCAAGAACTGATGCGATTTTTACTCCTTACCCTGGGTTTAAAAGTCATGTAAAAG TTTCTAGAGTTGTGAATACATATGGACCACAGACTAGATCTGAAGGAATTCCGGGGTCGGGCCATAACCCTAACAGCATGCTCCGAGATTGTGGTAATCAGGCTGTAGAAGAACGACTGCAGAATATTGAGGCTCACTTGCGATTGCAAACAG gCGGTCCAGTGCCAAGAGACATTTATCAGAGAATTAAAAAACTTGAGGACAAAATCCTTGAATTAGAAGGCATCTCTCCTGAATATTTTCAATCTGTA aacttttctggaaaaagaagaaaagttcaaCCACCTCAA GTCATATCCTGGGATTTAGGACTGGAAGAAAAGGGCAACATAAATTAA